Proteins encoded in a region of the Streptomyces sp. NBC_00258 genome:
- a CDS encoding DUF2637 domain-containing protein, with amino-acid sequence MPRSIRVDAVLVQAVIAGALSFAHLHDLAEAAGQTGWKAWAYPISVDLLLVAAWRRLRTARRDRSAWTWFVIALVASLGANIATAGLLDLKHVPAWLCIVVAGWPALAFLGGTLLVHAPTEPAAPAQAVDEPAAPEVAMHRTDEPAPTPAPIPELTPVPTPAAVPAVPAALLDHARKIADAHRASTGSPMPADVLSARLQLPAPMTDAIAAQLQLT; translated from the coding sequence ATGCCCCGCTCGATCCGCGTGGACGCCGTACTCGTACAGGCGGTCATCGCCGGCGCGCTGTCCTTCGCCCACCTGCACGACCTGGCCGAAGCCGCCGGACAGACCGGCTGGAAAGCCTGGGCCTACCCCATCTCGGTCGACCTGCTGCTCGTCGCCGCATGGCGCCGGTTGCGCACGGCCCGCCGGGACCGGTCCGCCTGGACCTGGTTCGTCATCGCTCTGGTCGCCTCGCTCGGCGCGAACATCGCCACCGCCGGACTCCTCGACCTGAAGCACGTGCCCGCCTGGCTGTGCATCGTCGTGGCCGGCTGGCCTGCCCTGGCCTTCCTCGGCGGAACCCTCCTCGTGCACGCACCGACCGAACCGGCCGCTCCTGCACAGGCTGTGGACGAACCGGCCGCACCGGAAGTCGCCATGCACCGCACCGACGAACCCGCTCCCACGCCTGCTCCGATCCCGGAGCTGACCCCCGTACCGACTCCGGCTGCGGTGCCTGCCGTACCGGCCGCACTCCTGGACCACGCGCGAAAGATCGCCGACGCGCACCGCGCCTCGACCGGATCGCCGATGCCCGCCGATGTGCTGTCGGCCCGGCTCCAACTGCCCGCCCCGATGACCGACGCTATCGCCGCTCAACTCCAACTCACCTGA
- a CDS encoding mobile element transfer protein, translated as MTAYRRFRDVVRMGPVQVATYYDGRGRNKHTAACTAPGCGFSTEHDDRSAAELTARTHRCKA; from the coding sequence ATGACCGCCTATCGCCGCTTCCGCGACGTGGTCCGCATGGGACCGGTACAAGTCGCGACCTACTACGACGGCCGCGGCCGGAACAAGCACACGGCCGCCTGCACCGCCCCCGGCTGCGGTTTCTCCACCGAGCACGACGACCGCTCCGCCGCCGAACTCACCGCCCGAACCCACCGCTGCAAGGCCTGA
- a CDS encoding SpdD protein produces the protein MFTPKYPTPDTAPPPAASTSTVHTPVPITSAPAPAPVSNRPTVQLTPGSVLVLAVGGGGVVLVVGAVLVSLLLAVAITGVSVAVVSVVLRLLVNDLHKAR, from the coding sequence GTGTTCACCCCGAAGTACCCGACCCCCGACACCGCACCGCCCCCGGCGGCCAGCACCTCGACCGTCCACACCCCGGTGCCCATCACGTCGGCCCCGGCCCCGGCCCCGGTCTCCAACCGGCCCACGGTTCAGCTCACCCCCGGCAGCGTGCTGGTCCTCGCCGTGGGTGGCGGTGGCGTGGTGCTCGTCGTCGGCGCGGTCCTGGTCTCGCTCCTGCTGGCGGTCGCCATCACCGGCGTCTCCGTCGCCGTGGTCTCCGTTGTCCTGCGTCTGCTCGTCAACGATCTACACAAGGCGAGGTGA
- a CDS encoding GGDEF domain-containing protein, with amino-acid sequence METVIAAALPALGWALHSGLLARRLATARRDPLTGLHTRAGWTTRAEHLLNRHTTALVVLIDLDDFKSTNDTHGHAAGDAVLIATARRLRDWCGHHGIAARLGGDEFAVIVTGLGQTPGIAALRSALARSVPHAGDLLPVSASVGSCHRSDLPVPVLTDALSAADAAMYAAKGHGRRNSR; translated from the coding sequence GTGGAAACCGTGATTGCCGCAGCGTTACCGGCGCTCGGATGGGCCCTTCACAGCGGTCTCCTCGCCCGCCGCCTGGCCACCGCCCGCCGTGATCCGTTGACCGGTCTGCACACCCGCGCCGGGTGGACCACCCGCGCCGAACACCTGCTCAACCGGCACACGACCGCGCTCGTCGTCCTGATCGACCTGGACGACTTCAAGAGCACCAATGACACCCATGGTCACGCTGCCGGGGACGCGGTTCTCATCGCGACTGCCCGCCGACTGCGTGACTGGTGCGGACACCACGGCATCGCTGCCCGCCTCGGGGGAGACGAGTTTGCCGTGATCGTCACCGGCCTCGGCCAGACCCCCGGCATCGCGGCCCTTCGCTCCGCCCTCGCCCGGTCCGTCCCGCACGCAGGCGACCTGTTGCCGGTCTCCGCCTCGGTCGGCTCCTGCCACCGCAGCGACCTGCCCGTGCCCGTCCTCACTGACGCCCTGTCCGCAGCCGATGCCGCGATGTACGCGGCCAAGGGACACGGCCGCCGCAACTCTCGCTGA
- the repSA gene encoding replication initiator protein RepSA has protein sequence MTDTATLAGLDPATLTDVLRVAGADGFDRWHEQIRRTGGCTDPIRLTGATKTIDPATKTVLHYYDTDQEPGGMLRIACGNRRASRCPACAWTYAGDTYHLIRAGLTGDPAKGTPHTVRDHPRVFATLTAPSFGPVHNRPANRPCRCGTRHADDAPELGTPLDPGTYDYAGAVLWNNHASDLWRYFTIYLRREIAARAGLTQKDAREQSRLSFGKVAEYQKRGAVHFHAVIRFDGPDGPDSPPPHWATIALLTDSIHAAAARVAVDVPPARYQPDPDQPARVQPARTLRWGTQLDVQPIGAFGNGEDLTEQAVASYVAKYATKAAETTGTVDRRVGNKEALVLLGVPGHPRRLIEACLDLHALYPERKLRDWAHMLGFRGHFSTKSRRYSTTLGALRQVRADYRAAQQRAALGLPDPDDNPEATTLTLAHWTYAGHGHTPGESWFAANIRRDIQLNRETAREALADWEGGELDGSQD, from the coding sequence GTGACCGACACCGCCACCTTGGCGGGTCTCGACCCGGCCACCCTCACCGACGTGTTGAGGGTGGCCGGTGCCGATGGCTTCGACCGCTGGCATGAGCAGATCCGCCGCACCGGCGGCTGCACCGACCCGATCCGCCTCACCGGCGCCACGAAGACGATCGACCCGGCCACCAAGACCGTCCTGCACTACTACGACACCGACCAGGAGCCGGGCGGCATGCTTCGCATCGCTTGCGGCAACCGCCGCGCCTCGCGCTGCCCGGCCTGCGCCTGGACCTACGCGGGCGACACCTATCACCTGATCCGCGCCGGACTCACCGGCGACCCGGCCAAGGGCACCCCGCACACCGTGCGCGATCACCCCCGCGTCTTCGCCACCCTCACCGCTCCGTCCTTCGGTCCCGTCCACAACCGCCCTGCCAACCGGCCCTGCCGCTGCGGGACTCGTCATGCCGACGATGCGCCGGAACTCGGCACCCCGCTCGACCCGGGCACCTACGACTACGCGGGCGCGGTGCTATGGAACAACCACGCCTCCGACCTGTGGCGTTACTTCACGATCTACCTCCGCCGCGAGATCGCCGCTCGTGCCGGCCTCACCCAGAAAGATGCCCGGGAACAGTCGCGGCTGTCGTTCGGGAAGGTCGCGGAGTACCAGAAGCGCGGAGCCGTGCACTTCCACGCCGTGATCCGCTTCGACGGACCGGACGGCCCCGACTCCCCGCCCCCGCACTGGGCAACCATCGCGCTACTCACCGACTCGATCCACGCTGCCGCTGCCCGCGTCGCGGTCGACGTACCCCCGGCCCGATACCAGCCGGACCCCGACCAGCCGGCGCGCGTCCAGCCGGCCCGCACCCTGCGGTGGGGCACACAGCTCGACGTGCAGCCGATCGGCGCGTTCGGCAACGGCGAAGACCTCACCGAACAGGCCGTTGCCTCCTACGTCGCCAAGTACGCCACCAAAGCCGCCGAGACCACCGGCACCGTCGACCGCCGGGTCGGCAACAAGGAGGCCCTCGTCCTCCTCGGCGTGCCCGGCCACCCCCGCCGCTTGATCGAAGCGTGCTTAGACCTGCACGCCCTCTACCCGGAACGGAAGCTGCGGGACTGGGCTCACATGCTCGGCTTCCGCGGCCACTTCTCCACCAAGTCCCGCCGCTACTCGACCACCCTCGGTGCCCTTCGGCAGGTCCGTGCCGACTACCGGGCGGCCCAGCAACGCGCCGCGCTCGGCCTGCCCGACCCTGACGACAACCCGGAGGCGACCACCCTGACCCTCGCCCACTGGACCTATGCCGGCCACGGCCACACCCCCGGCGAATCCTGGTTCGCAGCCAACATCCGCCGGGACATCCAGCTCAACCGTGAGACCGCACGCGAAGCCCTTGCCGACTGGGAGGGAGGTGAGCTTGATGGCTCGCAGGACTGA
- a CDS encoding recombinase family protein — MVLKVAVYTRISRDDEGDGLGVARQREDCERLAELRGWDVARVYEDNDVSAFKRNVRRPEFELVLSDLADGLIDGVVAYDLDRLARQPRDLERLIDLYDERKRRMFATVTNDVNLSTADGRTMARVMVAFANKSSHDASRRIQRKHLELARQGKSSGGPAPYGWLKGGRKVDLEAAEHIRAAQRQLLAGVRIGTIRTDWQRRGLGHPRQGTKRTAHHHLEHMLTNPRLCGYRTYRGEILLDDEGQPVIGEWEVINTVEEWEAVCAVVVERKQKDPSRSFARKYLLSGIARCGLCHTKIRGQVNKRWKPGSKAATFTYQCSVVNGGCGQVGRVGDPVDEFIIGLVLAEQRQKAAGSAVDPVEQWPKLSELAAVEADVAELTRAARDQRITVSTLLQLLPDLERRRDELKLERGRFNKERQQTESLSADIGEDFRSLPIERQQALILHSLSAVLIHPAGRGKRKFDPSLIEPVWH, encoded by the coding sequence ATGGTCCTCAAGGTCGCCGTATATACGCGGATCTCCAGGGATGACGAGGGCGATGGGCTCGGCGTTGCACGCCAACGTGAGGACTGTGAACGGCTCGCAGAGTTGCGCGGCTGGGACGTCGCGAGGGTGTACGAGGACAACGATGTGTCCGCGTTCAAACGGAACGTCCGGCGGCCTGAGTTCGAGTTGGTCTTGAGTGACTTGGCGGATGGGCTGATTGACGGAGTCGTCGCGTACGACCTCGATCGGCTCGCCCGCCAGCCGAGAGACCTTGAGCGGCTCATCGACCTCTACGACGAACGCAAGCGGCGGATGTTCGCGACCGTCACCAATGACGTGAACCTCTCGACGGCCGATGGGCGCACGATGGCCCGCGTCATGGTGGCGTTCGCCAACAAGTCTTCGCATGACGCCTCGCGCCGGATTCAGCGCAAGCACCTGGAGTTGGCCCGGCAGGGCAAGTCGAGCGGTGGTCCTGCGCCGTACGGCTGGCTGAAGGGTGGGCGGAAGGTCGACCTCGAAGCCGCTGAGCACATCCGTGCGGCCCAGAGACAACTGCTGGCCGGCGTACGCATTGGGACCATCCGTACTGACTGGCAGCGGAGAGGGCTTGGGCATCCGCGTCAGGGAACTAAGCGGACTGCTCATCACCACCTCGAACACATGCTGACCAATCCGCGGCTGTGCGGATACCGCACCTACCGCGGAGAGATCCTCCTCGACGATGAGGGTCAGCCGGTGATCGGTGAATGGGAGGTGATCAACACCGTTGAAGAATGGGAAGCGGTCTGTGCCGTCGTTGTTGAGCGCAAGCAGAAAGATCCTTCTCGGTCGTTCGCACGCAAGTACCTGTTGTCAGGCATTGCGCGTTGCGGACTGTGCCACACCAAGATCCGGGGTCAGGTCAACAAACGTTGGAAGCCTGGTTCGAAAGCCGCCACGTTCACGTACCAGTGCTCAGTGGTGAACGGGGGATGCGGGCAGGTGGGACGTGTCGGTGATCCTGTCGACGAGTTCATCATCGGCCTGGTTCTCGCGGAGCAGCGGCAGAAGGCTGCCGGCAGTGCCGTGGACCCGGTTGAGCAGTGGCCGAAGCTGTCCGAGCTGGCTGCCGTTGAGGCCGACGTTGCGGAGCTGACCCGAGCAGCGAGGGACCAGAGGATCACGGTCTCGACCTTGCTTCAGCTCCTGCCTGACCTGGAGCGGCGACGGGATGAGTTGAAGCTCGAACGTGGGCGGTTCAACAAGGAGCGGCAACAGACCGAATCGCTGAGCGCGGACATCGGCGAGGACTTCCGGTCTCTTCCCATCGAGCGTCAGCAAGCGTTGATCTTGCACAGTCTGTCGGCCGTGCTGATCCATCCGGCAGGGCGGGGGAAGCGCAAGTTCGACCCGAGCTTGATCGAGCCGGTGTGGCACTGA
- a CDS encoding sulfite oxidase, with protein sequence MDGVTDGRTFRNGSLAGVSTPGRVAGPDEDISHEELALAARNHGLLLETLRHDVTPPGLHYVLVHYDIPYVPPAEADTWTLTVGGLVREPLVLDLSALYSLPPVTHRVTMECAGNGRARLTPRPVSQPWLVEAVGTADWTGVPLRTLLAEAGVEPDAVEAVFTGADHGVERGVEQDYRRSLTLADATAADREVLVAYEMNGAPLPPQHGYPLRLVAPGWYGMAHVKWLRDITLTDTPFTGFQQSVAYRFRQSPDEPGDPVTRIAPRALMVPPGFPDFMSRTRVVRPGPLRLEGRAWSGHAPVTKVEVSTDDGGSWQEAELDPPDGRPGHAWSWRHWQAPWTATPGTHVLTARATDAAGNTQPVTQPWNRGGFGNNLVQRIPVLCPEVDE encoded by the coding sequence ATGGACGGCGTCACGGACGGACGTACTTTCCGGAACGGCTCACTGGCCGGCGTCAGCACACCGGGCCGCGTGGCCGGACCCGACGAGGACATCAGCCACGAGGAGCTGGCCCTCGCGGCCCGCAACCACGGCCTGCTCCTGGAGACCCTGCGCCACGACGTGACCCCACCCGGCCTGCACTACGTACTGGTCCACTACGACATCCCGTACGTTCCGCCCGCCGAGGCCGACACCTGGACGCTGACGGTGGGCGGCCTGGTCCGGGAGCCCCTGGTCCTGGACCTGTCCGCCCTGTACTCACTCCCGCCCGTCACCCACCGAGTGACCATGGAGTGCGCGGGCAACGGACGGGCCCGCCTCACCCCGCGCCCCGTGAGCCAGCCCTGGCTGGTCGAGGCGGTCGGCACGGCCGACTGGACCGGCGTACCCCTGCGGACGCTGCTCGCCGAGGCCGGAGTGGAGCCGGACGCCGTCGAGGCGGTCTTCACGGGAGCCGACCACGGCGTGGAACGCGGCGTCGAGCAGGACTACCGCCGCAGCCTGACGCTCGCGGACGCCACGGCCGCCGACCGGGAGGTCCTGGTGGCGTACGAGATGAACGGCGCCCCGCTGCCACCGCAGCACGGGTATCCGCTGCGTCTGGTGGCCCCCGGCTGGTACGGCATGGCGCATGTGAAGTGGCTGCGGGACATCACGCTCACCGACACCCCGTTCACCGGCTTCCAGCAGTCGGTGGCCTACCGCTTCCGCCAGTCTCCCGACGAGCCCGGCGACCCGGTCACCCGCATCGCGCCGCGCGCGCTGATGGTCCCGCCCGGCTTCCCGGACTTCATGTCCCGCACGAGGGTCGTACGCCCCGGTCCACTGCGGCTGGAGGGCCGCGCCTGGTCGGGCCACGCCCCGGTGACGAAGGTCGAGGTCAGCACGGACGACGGCGGCTCCTGGCAGGAGGCGGAACTCGACCCGCCGGACGGCCGCCCGGGCCATGCCTGGTCCTGGCGCCACTGGCAGGCGCCCTGGACGGCGACTCCCGGCACCCATGTCCTGACGGCCCGGGCCACGGATGCCGCGGGCAACACCCAGCCGGTCACGCAGCCCTGGAACCGGGGAGGCTTCGGAAACAATCTCGTACAGCGGATTCCCGTGCTGTGCCCTGAGGTTGACGAGTAG
- a CDS encoding FAD-binding oxidoreductase, with product MDGTTLEAMRTGLRGPVVAPGDSAYDESRSIYNAMIDRRPAAFVRCADAGDVMNAVDFVRDHGLELAVHGGGHSGPGLCLVDGGVTLDLSPMRWVRVDPVAKTAQVGGGSLLGDLDHAAHAFGLATPAGIMSTTGVGGLTLGGGHGHLTRKYGLTIDNLISADVVLADGSFVTASETSYPDLFWALRGGGGNFGIVTSFTYRLHPVHSVGVGITVWPVDHTREVLRWYREFLPQAPEDLNGFYAVLAVPPGPPFPEELHGHRMCGVVWCWTGDLALLDETLAVVNDAGRPAFHFTSPMPYPALQTMFDELIPKGLQWYWSGDFFDRITDEAVDIHLKYGENLPTDLSTMHLYPVDGAASRVGSFDTAWAYRDAVWSGVFAGIDPDPDNAGLIKQWCTDYREELHPYSMGGAYVNFIGPGEGQERVRATYRDHYDRLAEVKRTYDPHNLFHANQNIEPAHWPQGDA from the coding sequence ATGGACGGTACGACCCTGGAGGCGATGCGGACGGGACTGCGCGGCCCGGTCGTCGCGCCCGGGGATTCGGCGTACGACGAGTCCCGGTCGATCTACAACGCGATGATCGACCGGCGGCCGGCCGCCTTCGTGCGGTGTGCGGACGCCGGGGACGTGATGAACGCGGTCGACTTCGTCCGCGACCACGGGCTCGAACTCGCCGTGCACGGCGGCGGACACAGCGGCCCGGGGCTGTGCCTGGTGGACGGCGGTGTCACCCTCGACCTGTCACCGATGCGCTGGGTACGGGTCGACCCGGTCGCGAAGACCGCGCAGGTCGGCGGCGGCAGCCTGCTCGGCGACCTGGACCACGCGGCGCACGCCTTCGGCCTCGCCACCCCCGCCGGGATCATGTCGACCACGGGAGTCGGCGGACTGACCCTCGGCGGCGGACACGGTCACCTCACCCGCAAGTACGGGCTCACGATCGACAACCTGATCTCCGCGGACGTCGTTCTCGCCGACGGCAGCTTCGTCACGGCGAGCGAGACCTCGTACCCGGACCTCTTCTGGGCGCTGCGCGGCGGAGGCGGGAACTTCGGGATCGTCACGTCCTTCACCTACCGGCTGCACCCGGTGCACTCCGTGGGCGTCGGCATCACGGTCTGGCCGGTGGACCACACGCGTGAAGTGCTGCGCTGGTACCGGGAGTTCCTGCCGCAGGCGCCCGAGGACCTGAACGGCTTCTACGCGGTGCTCGCCGTGCCGCCCGGGCCGCCGTTCCCCGAGGAGCTGCACGGGCACAGGATGTGCGGTGTCGTGTGGTGCTGGACCGGTGACCTGGCGCTGCTGGACGAGACGCTCGCGGTGGTGAACGACGCCGGGCGGCCGGCCTTCCACTTCACGAGCCCGATGCCGTACCCGGCGCTGCAGACCATGTTCGACGAGCTGATCCCCAAGGGCCTGCAGTGGTACTGGAGCGGTGACTTCTTCGACCGGATCACCGACGAGGCCGTCGACATCCACCTCAAGTACGGCGAGAACCTCCCGACCGACCTGTCGACCATGCACCTCTACCCGGTCGACGGCGCAGCCTCCCGGGTCGGCTCCTTCGACACGGCGTGGGCCTACCGCGACGCCGTCTGGTCGGGCGTCTTCGCGGGCATCGACCCGGACCCGGACAACGCCGGGCTCATCAAGCAGTGGTGCACGGACTACCGGGAGGAGCTGCACCCGTACTCGATGGGCGGTGCGTACGTGAACTTCATCGGGCCGGGTGAGGGCCAGGAGCGGGTCAGGGCCACCTACCGTGACCACTACGACCGGCTCGCGGAGGTGAAGCGGACCTACGACCCGCACAACCTCTTCCACGCCAACCAGAACATCGAGCCGGCGCACTGGCCCCAGGGCGACGCCTAG
- a CDS encoding Yip1 family protein: protein MSQLSSKAGPVAPGPARHCAGPGTFDYVAGFRIGRGRDNRTQQAHPQQQARQQPYGQQAPQGGPSYGYPPAPQPYPQQHQQPRYGNGGGGGGNGPQQWPQANGHGEPEYFGDHDHHGQGPDPYAANQPGHTTAFSVGEDPYNPGGTYRAGQTTAPPVGPRLHWKELLTGVIMRPNQTFLQMRDYTMWGPALIVSFLYGLLAVFGFDGARADVINATLANAVPIVLTTAIAIVLSAFILGVVTHTLARQLGGDGAWQPTVGLSMLIMSLTDAPRLVVAMFAGGDAPFVQLLGWATWVAAGLLFTLMVKKSHDLPWPKALGASAIQLIALLSIIKLGTF, encoded by the coding sequence ATGTCACAGCTCAGCAGCAAAGCCGGGCCCGTTGCCCCGGGCCCGGCACGTCACTGTGCGGGACCAGGTACGTTCGATTACGTGGCTGGATTCAGGATCGGACGCGGCCGGGACAACCGCACGCAGCAGGCGCACCCGCAACAACAGGCGCGGCAGCAGCCTTACGGACAGCAGGCCCCCCAGGGCGGCCCGTCGTACGGCTATCCCCCCGCGCCTCAGCCGTACCCGCAGCAGCATCAGCAGCCGCGGTACGGCAATGGCGGCGGTGGCGGTGGCAACGGGCCGCAGCAGTGGCCCCAGGCGAACGGGCACGGTGAGCCGGAGTACTTCGGCGACCACGACCACCACGGTCAGGGCCCGGACCCGTACGCGGCGAACCAGCCGGGTCACACCACGGCGTTCTCCGTCGGCGAGGACCCGTACAACCCGGGCGGGACGTACCGCGCGGGCCAGACGACCGCGCCCCCGGTGGGTCCGCGGCTGCACTGGAAGGAACTGCTGACGGGCGTCATCATGCGCCCGAACCAGACCTTCCTGCAGATGCGCGACTACACGATGTGGGGCCCCGCCCTCATCGTGTCGTTCCTCTACGGCCTGCTGGCAGTCTTCGGCTTCGACGGCGCCCGCGCGGACGTCATAAACGCCACCCTGGCCAACGCGGTCCCCATCGTCCTGACGACGGCGATCGCGATCGTCCTCAGCGCGTTCATCCTGGGCGTGGTCACGCACACCCTCGCCCGCCAGCTCGGCGGCGACGGCGCCTGGCAGCCCACGGTCGGCCTCTCCATGCTGATCATGTCGCTCACGGACGCGCCGCGACTGGTCGTCGCGATGTTCGCGGGCGGCGACGCGCCGTTCGTGCAGCTGCTCGGCTGGGCGACCTGGGTCGCGGCCGGCCTGCTCTTCACGCTGATGGTCAAGAAGTCGCACGACCTGCCGTGGCCCAAGGCCCTGGGAGCGTCGGCGATCCAGCTGATCGCCCTGCTGTCGATCATCAAGCTCGGTACGTTCTAG
- a CDS encoding FG-GAP repeat protein, with translation MHIRTYALAATVAAAVTAGLTLAPTAAAAQPSPTTSDFNGDGYADLAVGVPDGAVGGKAKAGYVNVVWGGPKGLGSRGSIRVSQSTAEVPGSPETGDRFGASVVLEDLNGDGIAELLAGAPGEDVTDRGVDAGMVTVVGGARGGPSHGSTALTGPAASAAYGGSVAAADLTGDGSRDIVIGGRDKVVLRTADGILTTVLTAPMGGRAPILTTGDFTADGTADLALAYWTVDAPFTQSHVRLWAWDAAEESMANTWNTDNAGVSALAAGDFDGDGNDDLALGECREIADENIDDPCGPEEFAKGGGIHVHYGSGPDGSFGHRAQTLGQDTVGVPGVAETGDRFGASLAVADVNGDGRDDLVAGAPGEAIGTRAGAGAATLLFGGATGLVDSHGEGHSVAYNQDTARVPGVAEAGDAFGAAVATGDYDHDGRADIAVGSPGENAKSGGVWVLPRASADGSYTVTPAKLALPAVPGGLAYGQTLSSH, from the coding sequence GTGCACATACGGACGTACGCACTCGCCGCCACCGTCGCCGCGGCGGTCACCGCGGGCCTGACACTCGCGCCCACCGCGGCCGCGGCCCAACCCTCCCCCACCACGAGCGACTTCAACGGCGACGGCTACGCGGACCTCGCCGTCGGCGTCCCCGACGGAGCCGTCGGCGGCAAGGCGAAGGCGGGATACGTCAACGTCGTGTGGGGCGGTCCCAAGGGGCTCGGCTCCCGCGGCAGCATCCGGGTCAGCCAGTCCACCGCCGAGGTTCCCGGCTCCCCGGAGACGGGCGACCGGTTCGGCGCCTCCGTGGTGCTGGAGGACCTCAACGGCGACGGCATCGCGGAGCTGCTCGCCGGCGCACCCGGCGAGGACGTCACCGACCGTGGCGTGGACGCGGGCATGGTCACCGTCGTGGGCGGGGCGAGGGGCGGCCCGAGCCACGGGTCCACGGCCCTCACCGGCCCGGCGGCGTCGGCGGCGTACGGCGGGTCGGTCGCCGCGGCCGACCTGACCGGGGACGGCAGCAGGGACATCGTGATCGGCGGCCGGGACAAGGTCGTGCTGCGCACCGCGGACGGCATCCTCACCACCGTCCTCACCGCCCCCATGGGAGGCCGCGCCCCGATCCTCACCACCGGCGACTTCACCGCGGACGGCACGGCGGACCTGGCCCTGGCGTACTGGACGGTCGACGCCCCGTTCACCCAGTCGCACGTACGGCTGTGGGCCTGGGACGCGGCGGAGGAGAGCATGGCCAACACCTGGAACACCGACAACGCCGGTGTCTCGGCCCTCGCCGCCGGTGACTTCGACGGCGACGGCAACGACGACCTGGCCCTCGGCGAGTGCCGCGAGATCGCCGACGAGAACATCGACGACCCGTGCGGTCCGGAGGAGTTCGCGAAGGGCGGCGGCATCCACGTCCACTACGGCAGCGGCCCGGACGGCTCGTTCGGCCACCGCGCGCAGACCCTCGGCCAGGACACGGTCGGCGTACCGGGCGTCGCCGAGACGGGCGACCGCTTCGGCGCCTCCCTGGCCGTGGCGGACGTGAACGGCGACGGCCGTGACGACCTGGTCGCGGGCGCCCCCGGCGAGGCGATCGGCACCCGGGCGGGCGCGGGCGCCGCGACCCTCCTGTTCGGCGGCGCGACCGGCCTGGTCGACTCCCACGGGGAGGGCCACTCCGTCGCGTACAACCAGGACACCGCGCGCGTCCCGGGCGTCGCGGAGGCGGGCGACGCCTTCGGTGCCGCCGTCGCGACCGGCGACTACGATCACGACGGCAGGGCGGACATCGCGGTCGGCTCCCCCGGCGAGAACGCGAAGTCGGGCGGCGTGTGGGTGCTCCCCCGCGCGAGCGCCGACGGCTCCTACACGGTCACGCCCGCCAAGCTCGCCCTCCCGGCCGTGCCCGGCGGACTCGCGTACGGCCAAACCCTCAGCAGCCACTGA
- a CDS encoding nuclear transport factor 2 family protein: MAEHPHAMLVRKGYDAFTRGDMDTLRGMMASDCTHHVPGSHMLSGDYKGQNAVMELYGRLFAETNGTFQVELSHILVDGRGHAVSMHRYTAERNGKRIEQNGCLIFRIVGDKMTDIDECQEDMEKEAEFWA; this comes from the coding sequence ATGGCTGAACACCCGCACGCAATGCTCGTCCGCAAGGGCTATGACGCTTTCACCAGGGGTGACATGGACACCCTGCGCGGCATGATGGCATCGGACTGTACGCACCACGTACCCGGTAGTCACATGCTCTCCGGCGACTACAAGGGCCAGAACGCGGTCATGGAGCTGTACGGCCGGCTCTTCGCGGAGACCAACGGGACCTTCCAGGTCGAGCTGAGCCACATCCTCGTCGACGGCCGGGGCCACGCCGTCTCCATGCACCGCTACACGGCCGAACGCAACGGCAAGCGGATCGAGCAGAACGGCTGCCTCATCTTCCGGATCGTCGGGGACAAGATGACGGACATCGACGAATGCCAGGAGGACATGGAGAAGGAGGCCGAGTTCTGGGCCTGA
- a CDS encoding ATP-binding protein: protein MPVPAPWEYTLYIPHDPRAVGICRRALRDILTSHHLPTLVEPAELLASELLGNAIRHTEGPAALKLRRSGNSFRLGAWDADPAPPTTKPEDDETGRGLRIVRAYADDWGWFRVNGTAGKYVWCELGTKTQ, encoded by the coding sequence ATGCCCGTGCCCGCACCCTGGGAGTACACGCTCTACATCCCCCACGACCCCCGAGCGGTAGGCATCTGCCGCCGCGCCCTCCGCGACATCCTCACCAGCCACCACCTCCCCACCCTCGTCGAACCGGCGGAGCTACTCGCCTCGGAGCTCCTCGGGAACGCCATCCGGCACACCGAGGGCCCCGCCGCCCTGAAGCTCAGACGGTCGGGGAACTCGTTCCGGCTGGGCGCGTGGGACGCGGATCCCGCACCGCCGACGACGAAGCCCGAGGACGACGAGACGGGCCGCGGCCTGCGGATCGTGCGCGCGTACGCCGACGACTGGGGCTGGTTCCGGGTCAACGGCACGGCGGGCAAGTACGTGTGGTGCGAACTCGGCACAAAAACCCAATAA